Proteins encoded within one genomic window of Halomonas sp. YLGW01:
- a CDS encoding paraquat-inducible protein A: MIDTHSPAPSLPAHEGPPETQPSRRRLRACHECDWLVQLPPLHRGQSADCPRCGHTLSTRHHRPAERSLALAIAALLSLVMAISLPFVSFQVSGLGHRINLTETATSLIGLHQPLVAVGVVLTILVLPMVYLASVIWLQVGLLRRSLLPASRDIARTLSHLHPWMMADVFIVGALISLIKIAGMAEVSLGLAFWAFCCFALLLLLTTQSLDADWMWFSLAGEPAAPDGAVTGARATPQGLTGCSTCGLVNRLDADGNGRCRRCGERLHARLPHSLQRTWALLAAATLLYLPANLYPIMITTSLGHSDPSTIIGGVITLWQHGSYPIAAIIFIASILVPVSKLMALAWLCLAVPRSGELNAVTRIRLYRITELIGRWSMVDVFVVAILVALIRAGNLMSIAPGPAALAFGAVVVLTMLAAMAFDPRLIWDPPLPRSHQTGATALSTSADKDVAHDH, translated from the coding sequence TTGATCGATACGCATAGTCCAGCCCCCTCCCTCCCGGCACATGAGGGCCCTCCCGAGACGCAACCGTCCCGGCGACGCCTGCGCGCCTGCCACGAATGTGACTGGCTGGTCCAGCTACCGCCGCTGCATCGTGGCCAGAGCGCCGACTGCCCGCGTTGCGGCCACACCCTGTCGACCCGTCATCATCGTCCGGCCGAGCGCAGCCTGGCGCTCGCCATTGCCGCCCTGCTCAGCCTGGTCATGGCAATCAGCCTGCCCTTCGTGAGCTTTCAGGTCAGCGGCCTTGGCCATCGCATCAACCTGACCGAGACCGCCACCAGCCTGATCGGCCTGCACCAGCCGCTGGTGGCGGTGGGCGTGGTGCTGACCATCCTGGTGCTGCCGATGGTCTATCTGGCCAGCGTGATCTGGCTGCAGGTCGGCCTGCTACGCCGCTCGCTACTGCCCGCCAGCCGCGACATCGCCCGGACCCTCTCCCACCTGCATCCCTGGATGATGGCGGATGTGTTTATCGTCGGAGCCCTGATCAGCCTGATCAAGATCGCCGGCATGGCCGAGGTCTCGCTGGGGTTGGCCTTCTGGGCCTTCTGCTGTTTTGCCCTGCTGCTGTTGCTCACGACCCAGTCGCTCGATGCCGACTGGATGTGGTTCTCGCTGGCCGGTGAGCCCGCCGCTCCCGACGGCGCCGTGACGGGGGCCCGCGCCACGCCCCAGGGGCTGACCGGTTGCTCGACCTGTGGCCTGGTAAACCGCCTGGACGCGGACGGCAACGGCCGCTGTCGCCGGTGCGGCGAACGCCTGCACGCCCGCCTGCCCCACAGCCTACAGCGCACCTGGGCCCTGCTGGCGGCGGCCACGCTGCTTTACCTGCCCGCCAACCTCTACCCGATCATGATCACCACCTCCCTTGGTCACTCGGATCCCTCCACGATCATCGGCGGGGTCATCACCCTCTGGCAGCATGGCTCCTATCCGATCGCGGCCATCATCTTCATCGCCAGTATCCTGGTGCCGGTCAGCAAGCTCATGGCGCTGGCCTGGCTATGCCTGGCGGTTCCCCGCAGCGGCGAGCTGAATGCCGTCACCCGCATCCGGCTCTATCGGATCACCGAACTCATCGGCCGCTGGTCGATGGTCGATGTGTTCGTGGTGGCCATCCTGGTGGCCCTGATTCGTGCCGGCAATCTGATGTCCATCGCCCCGGGGCCGGCGGCGCTGGCCTTCGGCGCGGTGGTGGTGCTGACCATGCTGGCGGCCATGGCCTTCGATCCCAGGCTGATCTGGGACCCGCCCCTGCCCCGATCCCACCAGACCGGCGCTACGGCGCTTTCCACCTCCGCTGACAAGGACGTTGCCCATGACCACTGA
- the pqiB gene encoding intermembrane transport protein PqiB, which produces MTTDAPGQDTPPSRARVSRHSRLSPIWIVPLVALLIGLWLLYDDYISRGPQVTLIMSNAEGIEAGSTLIKTRNVEVGRVEQVRLSDDLSHIRVIARMSPDVEPMLVEDARFWVVKPRIGREGISGLNTVLSGAYIQLQPGSSNESSYRFEVLEQPPVAPADAEGIRLNLVGQLGNSLRVGDPVTYHGFTVGRVEEARFDPETRRMRHRVFVETPYDVLVTDSTRFWPASGVDLKLDSEGVSVNVESLEALLGGGVTFGVPEDVPLGQPVSADTTFTLYEDAESARQGTFNRYLEYVLLVDETVRGLSRGAPVEFRGVRVGTVAAVPWELNIDERSRRAGFAIPVLIRIEPQRLGENLETLDLESWRTRFEGWFENGLRASLKAGNLLTGALYVDLNFQRPAATDYLADSYQNRPVFPTTPAGLAQIEQKVSSLLDKLNGLEVEPVLEGLNRNLAASEAMLQEVRALTSSVKALTEDPDTQRLPGALTSTLDDLRVTLEGLSPGSTAYDELTATLERFDALMRDLEPVAKTLSEQPNALIFDRPRGQDPQPRAPR; this is translated from the coding sequence ATGACCACTGATGCGCCTGGCCAGGACACGCCCCCCTCTCGAGCTCGAGTCAGTCGTCACTCACGGCTGTCGCCGATCTGGATCGTGCCCCTGGTGGCACTGCTGATCGGCCTCTGGCTGCTCTATGACGACTACATCAGCCGCGGCCCCCAGGTCACCCTGATCATGAGCAATGCCGAGGGCATCGAGGCTGGCAGCACCCTGATAAAGACCCGCAACGTCGAGGTCGGCCGCGTCGAACAGGTCCGGCTGTCCGACGACCTGAGTCACATCCGCGTGATCGCCCGCATGAGCCCCGATGTGGAACCGATGCTGGTCGAGGACGCCCGCTTCTGGGTCGTCAAGCCGCGTATCGGGCGGGAAGGCATCAGCGGGCTCAACACCGTGCTGTCCGGTGCCTATATCCAGCTGCAACCCGGCAGCAGCAACGAGTCGAGCTATCGCTTCGAGGTGCTCGAGCAGCCCCCGGTGGCGCCTGCCGATGCCGAGGGTATCCGCCTCAACCTGGTGGGCCAGCTCGGCAACTCCCTACGGGTAGGCGATCCTGTGACCTATCACGGCTTCACCGTCGGCCGCGTCGAGGAAGCCCGCTTCGACCCCGAGACCCGGCGCATGCGCCATCGTGTCTTCGTCGAAACGCCCTACGACGTGCTGGTCACCGACAGCACCCGCTTCTGGCCGGCCAGCGGCGTGGACCTCAAGCTCGATTCCGAGGGCGTGAGCGTCAACGTCGAATCCCTGGAAGCGCTGCTTGGCGGTGGCGTGACCTTCGGGGTGCCCGAGGATGTGCCGCTGGGCCAGCCGGTCAGTGCCGACACTACCTTCACCCTCTACGAGGACGCGGAGAGTGCCCGTCAGGGCACCTTCAACCGCTACTTGGAATATGTGCTGCTGGTCGACGAGACGGTGCGCGGCCTGTCCCGCGGTGCCCCGGTGGAGTTTCGCGGCGTGCGGGTCGGCACGGTGGCCGCCGTCCCCTGGGAGCTCAACATCGATGAGCGCTCGCGTCGTGCCGGCTTCGCCATTCCGGTGCTGATCCGCATCGAGCCGCAGCGGCTCGGTGAGAACCTGGAGACGCTGGATCTGGAGAGCTGGCGGACGCGCTTCGAGGGCTGGTTCGAGAACGGGCTGCGCGCCTCCTTGAAGGCCGGCAACCTGCTGACCGGCGCGCTCTATGTCGACCTCAACTTCCAGCGCCCGGCCGCCACCGATTACCTGGCCGACAGCTACCAGAATCGCCCGGTATTTCCCACCACTCCGGCGGGGCTCGCCCAGATCGAGCAGAAGGTCTCCAGCCTGCTCGACAAGCTCAATGGCCTGGAGGTCGAACCCGTGCTCGAGGGCCTGAATCGCAACCTGGCGGCGTCCGAAGCCATGCTCCAGGAAGTGCGCGCCCTGACGTCCAGCGTCAAGGCGCTCACCGAGGATCCCGATACCCAGCGCCTGCCGGGCGCCCTCACCTCGACCCTCGACGATCTCCGAGTCACCCTGGAGGGCCTGTCCCCCGGCTCCACCGCCTACGACGAGCTGACCGCGACCCTCGAGCGCTTCGATGCCCTGATGCGGGACCTGGAGCCGGTGGCCAAGACCCTGAGCGAACAGCCCAATGCCCTGATCTTCGATCGCCCCCGCGGCCAGGACCCCCAACCGCGAGCCCCCCGATGA
- a CDS encoding ABC-type transport auxiliary lipoprotein family protein yields the protein MPLLRTLALVAILAWLGGCATQAAPTRHYSLPPDQTAPPEATKHQGADEHLLVVRPLALASFLEQPGIVLQLDDITLNPARDHLWAEDLGPMLERGLRRRLGRRLADTRVLAEANPAVPPRAMTLRLELERFQGRHDGQAMAAGQWQLRGADGQLLTLETFEVETALTSDGYPALVRALGESWDTLADRLASRIRALR from the coding sequence ATGCCCTTACTTCGCACCCTGGCCCTGGTGGCCATCCTGGCCTGGCTTGGCGGCTGCGCCACCCAGGCCGCACCGACGCGGCACTACAGCCTGCCCCCCGACCAGACGGCTCCGCCCGAGGCGACGAAGCACCAGGGGGCGGACGAGCATCTGCTGGTGGTGCGCCCCCTCGCCCTGGCGAGCTTCCTGGAGCAGCCGGGCATCGTGCTGCAGCTCGACGACATCACCCTGAACCCGGCCCGGGATCATCTCTGGGCCGAGGACCTGGGCCCGATGCTCGAGCGGGGCCTGCGCCGGCGCCTGGGCCGACGCCTGGCGGACACTCGTGTGCTGGCCGAGGCCAACCCGGCGGTTCCGCCGAGGGCGATGACCCTGCGCCTGGAACTCGAGCGCTTCCAGGGACGCCACGATGGCCAGGCAATGGCCGCCGGCCAATGGCAGCTACGCGGGGCCGACGGGCAGCTGCTGACCCTGGAGACCTTCGAGGTCGAGACGGCGCTTACGAGCGACGGCTATCCGGCCCTGGTGCGGGCGCTCGGCGAGAGCTGGGATACCCTGGCCGACCGGCTGGCGAGCCGCATTCGCGCCCTGCGCTGA
- a CDS encoding DEAD/DEAH box helicase produces MSFSDLGLRSELLRAVEEQGYTVPTPIQRQAIPAVLKGGDLLASAQTGTGKTAGFTLPLLQRLADGPRPKARQIRALVLTPTRELAAQIGDNVEGYGRHLKLTSKVIFGGVGQQPQVDAIRPGLDILVATPGRLLDLHQQRHVDLSQVETLVLDEADRMLDMGFIHDIKKLLRLLPAKRQNLLFSATFSNEIQTLANQLLDEPTMIEVARRNTTAETVDQAIYKVDREKKRELLAHLIKEKQWYQVLVFTRTKHGANRLAEQLSKQDIPSMAIHGNKSQSARTKALAAFKSGDLQVLVATDIAARGLDISELPHVVNFELPNVAEDYVHRIGRTGRAGSEGQAVSLVCVDEHGLLKGIERLIKRDLEKRIEPGFEPDPNAKPEPIENGRGKGGGRGRGGNGRSGNARNDGGRGGNRGNDQRRQSDDNRAPRRRARRPKQA; encoded by the coding sequence ATGAGCTTTTCCGACCTTGGCCTGCGTAGCGAACTGCTGCGCGCGGTCGAAGAACAAGGCTACACCGTTCCCACCCCCATCCAGCGCCAGGCCATTCCGGCCGTGCTCAAGGGGGGGGATCTCCTCGCCAGTGCCCAGACCGGCACCGGCAAGACCGCCGGTTTCACCCTGCCGCTGCTGCAGCGCCTGGCCGACGGCCCCCGCCCCAAGGCTCGCCAGATTCGGGCCCTGGTGCTGACCCCGACCCGTGAGCTGGCCGCCCAGATCGGCGACAACGTCGAAGGCTACGGCCGCCACCTTAAGTTGACCTCCAAGGTGATCTTCGGCGGCGTTGGCCAGCAGCCTCAGGTGGATGCCATCCGCCCGGGTCTCGATATTCTCGTCGCCACCCCGGGGCGCCTGCTGGACCTGCATCAGCAGCGCCATGTCGATCTGTCTCAGGTCGAGACCCTGGTGCTGGATGAAGCCGACCGTATGCTCGACATGGGCTTCATCCACGACATCAAAAAGCTGCTGCGCCTGCTGCCGGCCAAGCGTCAGAACCTGCTGTTCTCGGCCACGTTCTCCAACGAGATCCAGACCCTGGCCAACCAGCTGCTCGACGAGCCGACGATGATCGAGGTGGCACGCCGCAACACCACCGCCGAGACCGTCGATCAGGCGATCTACAAGGTCGACCGGGAGAAGAAGCGTGAGCTGCTGGCCCACCTGATCAAGGAGAAGCAGTGGTATCAGGTGCTGGTGTTCACGCGCACCAAGCACGGTGCCAACCGCCTCGCCGAGCAGCTCTCCAAGCAGGACATCCCGTCCATGGCGATCCACGGCAACAAGAGCCAGTCCGCGCGCACCAAGGCGCTGGCGGCCTTCAAGTCGGGCGACCTGCAGGTGCTGGTGGCGACCGATATCGCCGCCCGTGGCCTCGACATCAGCGAACTGCCCCATGTGGTGAACTTCGAGCTGCCCAACGTTGCCGAGGATTACGTTCACCGCATCGGCCGCACCGGCCGTGCCGGCAGCGAAGGCCAGGCGGTGTCGCTGGTCTGCGTCGACGAGCATGGCCTGCTCAAGGGCATCGAGCGGCTGATCAAGCGCGACCTCGAGAAGCGCATCGAGCCCGGCTTCGAGCCCGACCCCAACGCCAAGCCTGAGCCGATCGAGAACGGCCGCGGCAAGGGCGGCGGTCGTGGCCGCGGGGGCAACGGCCGGAGCGGCAACGCTCGCAACGACGGTGGCCGCGGCGGCAATCGCGGCAACGATCAGCGCCGTCAGAGTGACGACAATCGGGCGCCGCGCCGCCGCGCCCGTCGTCCCAAGCAGGCCTGA
- a CDS encoding MFS transporter, with amino-acid sequence MTHATTPRRSLLGFLLLMILVGINLRPALSSLAPVLARIQQDTGLSPTSIGALTTLPVVCLGLFAPLAPWLAKRVGAERALSLALMLLALALALRAFDAVWLLFLGTLLVGGAIGIAGSLLPALVKRELPEGADLMTGVYTMALCLGGALGAGLSIPLADMLGGWRLALGSWTLVAIVALIGWRWRMPHPWPDHSTTAAPPPKARLLTSPLAWQVTLLMGAMSSLAYIVFGWLPVLLQLRGLGEQEAGWLLAMSVMFQLVSALAAPWLARLGRDQRPALLLMLSANGAGMMLLLLGPLEYRWPGVVLLGLGQGGCFSMALTLVVLRSGDSRLAGKLSGMAQGIGYCLAALGPLGVGILLDRGASLPQVCLLLGAILALAVTFTLFAGRNRRLEFDESGVLMTRRHR; translated from the coding sequence ATGACACACGCCACCACGCCCCGCAGGTCGTTGCTGGGATTTCTGCTGTTAATGATCCTGGTTGGGATCAACTTGCGCCCGGCCCTGTCGTCGTTGGCGCCGGTCCTCGCCCGCATCCAGCAGGACACGGGACTCTCCCCCACCAGCATCGGCGCCTTGACGACCTTGCCGGTCGTCTGCCTGGGGCTCTTCGCCCCGCTGGCGCCCTGGCTGGCCAAGCGGGTCGGCGCCGAACGCGCCCTGTCGCTGGCGCTGATGCTCCTGGCGCTGGCTCTGGCGCTAAGGGCCTTCGATGCCGTCTGGCTGCTGTTTCTCGGCACTCTGCTGGTCGGTGGTGCCATCGGGATCGCCGGCAGCCTGCTGCCGGCTCTGGTCAAGCGCGAGTTGCCCGAGGGGGCCGATCTGATGACCGGCGTCTACACCATGGCCCTGTGTCTGGGCGGAGCGCTGGGCGCCGGCCTCAGCATTCCGCTGGCCGACATGCTGGGCGGCTGGCGACTGGCGTTGGGCAGCTGGACCCTGGTGGCCATCGTTGCCCTGATCGGCTGGCGGTGGCGCATGCCGCACCCTTGGCCGGACCATTCGACGACTGCCGCCCCGCCGCCCAAGGCGCGACTGCTGACCAGCCCCCTGGCCTGGCAGGTCACGCTGCTGATGGGAGCGATGTCGTCGCTTGCCTACATCGTCTTCGGCTGGCTGCCGGTACTGTTGCAGCTCCGCGGCCTCGGCGAACAGGAGGCCGGCTGGCTGCTGGCCATGTCGGTGATGTTCCAGCTGGTATCGGCCCTGGCCGCGCCCTGGCTGGCACGACTCGGCCGCGACCAGCGCCCCGCCCTGCTCCTGATGCTCTCGGCCAATGGCGCCGGCATGATGCTGCTGCTCCTGGGCCCCCTCGAGTACCGCTGGCCAGGGGTGGTGCTTCTGGGGCTGGGTCAGGGCGGCTGCTTCAGCATGGCACTGACCCTGGTGGTGCTGCGCAGCGGCGACTCCCGACTTGCCGGCAAGCTGTCGGGCATGGCTCAAGGCATCGGCTACTGCCTGGCGGCCCTGGGTCCCCTGGGCGTCGGCATCCTGCTGGATCGCGGCGCCAGCCTGCCGCAGGTCTGCCTGCTGCTGGGCGCCATCCTCGCGCTCGCGGTGACCTTCACCCTGTTCGCCGGACGCAACCGTCGCCTGGAATTCGATGAAAGCGGCGTGCTGATGACACGGCGCCACCGCTGA
- a CDS encoding YeeE/YedE family protein — MDKTSVSSAASEGWRIDRFVVGVALLGLLLLGGLIWLETAPFLVVLFAIGTLLGVALFHGAFGFTAGWRNLVVKHRGGGMRAQLLLFGLTAVLMVPILGSHQGELIGAVAPVGTSLIVGSFLFGIGMQLGGGCGSGTLFTVGAGNLRMAVTLLFFIIGAVLGSLHLPWWLDQPGLDPVSLIDGLGIPGAIGIQLVALAGLWVWVDRRERRTHGHVERSELRLRGEQGMLRTLISGRWPFAWAILALALGNVLTLVIGGSPWGITFAFNLWGAKALQAVGVDMTQYEFWTWDYPAMALADSVLVNVTSVMNFGLLLGAMLAAGLANRFNEASRKRPEGRPFLAAVIGGLLLGYGARLGFGCNIGALFSGIGSASLHAWLWFAFAFLGSLIGIRLRPWFRLPN; from the coding sequence ATGGATAAGACAAGTGTTTCTTCGGCCGCCAGCGAGGGCTGGCGGATCGATCGTTTCGTGGTCGGCGTGGCGCTACTGGGACTGCTGCTGCTGGGCGGGCTGATCTGGCTCGAGACCGCGCCCTTCCTGGTGGTGTTGTTCGCCATCGGCACCCTGCTCGGGGTGGCGCTCTTTCATGGTGCCTTTGGCTTTACAGCCGGCTGGCGCAACCTGGTGGTCAAGCATCGCGGCGGCGGCATGCGTGCCCAGTTGCTGCTGTTCGGCCTCACGGCGGTGCTGATGGTGCCGATCCTCGGCAGCCATCAGGGCGAGCTGATCGGGGCGGTGGCGCCGGTGGGGACCTCCCTTATCGTCGGTTCCTTCCTGTTCGGCATCGGCATGCAGCTGGGCGGTGGCTGTGGGTCCGGCACACTGTTCACGGTCGGAGCAGGCAATCTGCGCATGGCCGTGACGCTTCTGTTCTTCATCATCGGCGCCGTGCTGGGATCCCTGCACCTGCCCTGGTGGCTCGACCAGCCGGGGCTCGATCCGGTCAGCCTGATCGACGGCCTCGGCATTCCCGGCGCCATCGGCATCCAGCTGGTCGCGCTGGCCGGGCTCTGGGTATGGGTCGATCGGCGCGAACGGCGCACCCATGGCCACGTCGAGCGCAGCGAGCTACGCCTGAGGGGCGAGCAAGGCATGCTTCGCACCCTGATCAGCGGCCGCTGGCCCTTCGCCTGGGCGATCCTGGCACTGGCGCTGGGCAACGTCCTGACCCTGGTGATCGGCGGCTCGCCCTGGGGCATCACCTTCGCCTTCAACCTGTGGGGGGCCAAGGCCCTGCAGGCGGTCGGGGTCGACATGACCCAGTACGAGTTCTGGACCTGGGACTACCCGGCCATGGCGCTGGCCGACTCGGTGCTGGTCAATGTCACCTCGGTGATGAACTTCGGCCTGCTGCTCGGCGCCATGCTGGCGGCGGGGCTGGCCAATCGCTTCAATGAGGCCAGCCGCAAGCGGCCGGAGGGCCGCCCGTTCCTGGCCGCGGTGATCGGCGGTCTGCTGCTCGGGTACGGGGCGCGGTTGGGCTTCGGTTGCAATATCGGCGCGCTCTTCTCGGGCATCGGCTCGGCGAGCCTGCATGCCTGGCTCTGGTTTGCCTTCGCCTTCCTCGGCTCGCTGATCGGCATTCGCCTGCGGCCCTGGTTCCGACTGCCCAACTGA